The nucleotide sequence ACTTTACAACTCGTCAAAACTTGGGATGGTAATAACTATTATGCTTTAGTCGGCTCTGATCAAAATAGCGATCCTTATGTAGGAGATACCCTAATTACGGAAAGTCTCCCCATTCTCTGTATTAAAAAAGATAATTTACCTAAACCTGATTTTGTTGTTTCCCATCTAACCGGAGGAGGTGCTGCTCGTGCTACTTGGTCTGGAGGTTACATAGGTCTTACTTCACCTGTTCAAGGAATTACCCTCACGAGTCGGGACATCGCTAATAGTATTTGTCGGGAAACTTTTGGAGAAGGTTTTCGTATGGCTGAATTTCACGATGGTGAAGGTCCATCTGCAGCTTGGGATTTTTGGGGCAAGTTACTTAATCCTAATTTAACTTTAACTGATCGTTTTTGGGTTGCCATTAGTGATCAAGCAGCTAATCCTTGGTCTCATCTTTTGTAGTAGGGTGCGTTAGCTATAGCGTAACACACCCGACATTTTAATTAATTTCTATGGTTGTGGGAGTTGATCCAGATGAGTTAATTACTCCTTTACCTTTTCTATAGTCTGCATAAAGGCGATCGCGCCAGTTAAAAAAGACTTCATAAGCATTATGATCGGCTAAACCTGGTATTCCCTTTCCTTTTAATTCTTCGGATATATTGAGATAATCTCCTTCAGGGAATTTGATGGTTAGAGTCATTCCTGCTGCGGCAAAATCTGCTAAGGTAGGGCTATTACCTGTGAGATAGGGTTGATTGGCTAATATTAAGCTTAAAGCTTCTAGATTTTGTTTCAAGATGGAGATAGACTCTTTGACCGAATCTCCCCCTAAACCTACACCAGTACCAACTAAATCTAGCCATTCTCCTGGTACAGAGCGTACTAAATTTTTCAGAAAGTCGGGGGTATTGTTGGGTAAAATCGAGCTACGGAAATTACCGTATTGATTTAATGCACCGACAAAAGCTTTACTACTATTACCACCTATGGATTCATCAGCCCAAGCTTCGATTAATAGGGTTTGTCCTTTAGATAAACCATCTTCGGGTATTAAACGAGGCTCGGGGTATTTTCTCTCTAGATAAAGAGCAATTTCTGTGGAATCAGCGATGACTGTATCATCGTCTTTGAGTACTGGTACTTTGGTTTTTCCTGACAACCTAAGTAGTTCTAATTGTCCTACTCCTGGAGTTACTTCGATTTTATTGTACTCTAACCCTTTATAGTCAAGGATAAATCTGACTTTTTCGCAATAGGGGCAAATTTCGAATTGATATAAATATAGCATTCAATCTCCTTAGTTATTTTTTTGAGCTAAACTGTTCAAATTTTACTGTATTCTCTTGCGGTACTAAATTTTGCCAGAAAAACTCTTCACAATCGTTATTTTGATTAGCGACTAAAACTCTGGCTTGGTGTCCTTTTTGCAATACTTCTGCTCTTTCTTTTTCTTCATAAGCATAAATTAGCAGAATATCTCCCGGTTGACATAATAAAGCAGCTCCACCATTAGGACATATTTCTTTTTTACCGGCTTCTCCAGGAAAAACGTAGGTACTAAAGCGTTTGCCATTGTTGAGATTAACGATTTCTACTTCCTGTAAGGGTAAAATCCCTACTTTGTCTAATAATTCTACGTCTATAGTAATACTACCTATATAATTTACATTAGCTTCAGTGACTTTGACGCGATGAAGTTTAGCGTGCATTAAGCGAATTTTGCCCATAAACCTTTGAATAATGGCTCTACCCACCTATGATAACCGACAGTTAAACTCTTATTCCTGTGACAGTTTAAAAAGTGTCACCAATCCTAGTGACTAGCCAAAATAAACTTGGTATAAATATATCTAGTGTGAGGTGTGTAAGGAGTGAAGGAAAGCTCTCAGGGTCGAAACATGGCAAGACTCCTGGGAGCTTTTTCTTTTTTTATGATCATTTTTTACTGTTGTACTATTAATACAGAACAATTAGCGTGGTGAACGACGTAATTACTAACACTACCTAAAAACAGTTCTGATAAACCAGATCTACCACGACGACCAATGACAATTAAATCAGCATTCCAATTTACAGCTGTTTGACAGATGTTTTTACCTGGATCGCCAATTTTATAGTCAAATTCAGCTTTTATACCTTGTTCTTGAGCTTGATCTGCAAAAGATCCCAACCAACCAACGAGTCTTTCCGTGGCTTCTTTGCGCATTTTTTCGTAAAACTCGTTCATTTCTTGATAATATACGTCGTTATAAACTCCCATGGTGCTAAAACTATCCATCACGGGAACTCCAGGTAGTTCACCTTGGA is from Gloeocapsa sp. DLM2.Bin57 and encodes:
- a CDS encoding glutathione S-transferase family protein; protein product: MLYLYQFEICPYCEKVRFILDYKGLEYNKIEVTPGVGQLELLRLSGKTKVPVLKDDDTVIADSTEIALYLERKYPEPRLIPEDGLSKGQTLLIEAWADESIGGNSSKAFVGALNQYGNFRSSILPNNTPDFLKNLVRSVPGEWLDLVGTGVGLGGDSVKESISILKQNLEALSLILANQPYLTGNSPTLADFAAAGMTLTIKFPEGDYLNISEELKGKGIPGLADHNAYEVFFNWRDRLYADYRKGKGVINSSGSTPTTIEIN
- a CDS encoding aspartate 1-decarboxylase → MGKIRLMHAKLHRVKVTEANVNYIGSITIDVELLDKVGILPLQEVEIVNLNNGKRFSTYVFPGEAGKKEICPNGGAALLCQPGDILLIYAYEEKERAEVLQKGHQARVLVANQNNDCEEFFWQNLVPQENTVKFEQFSSKK
- a CDS encoding universal stress protein; the encoded protein is MSDQLATLEQKEIKPVGYQRILVAVDYLNLTIEVFAKALKLASANHSNLMIFHCVQGELPGVPVMDSFSTMGVYNDVYYQEMNEFYEKMRKEATERLVGWLGSFADQAQEQGIKAEFDYKIGDPGKNICQTAVNWNADLIVIGRRGRSGLSELFLGSVSNYVVHHANCSVLIVQQ